The region AAGGGATATAGAAAGGGCCGAACGGGATTACGACCTCAACAGGGCAGCCGAACTCAAGCATGGCAAACTGCCCGACCTCGAAAGGAGGCTCGCCGCCGAGGAGGAGATGCTCGTCTCCCGACAGGGCGGCGAAAAACTGCTCCGAGAGGAGGTCACCGCCGAGGAGATCTCCCGGATAGTGTCGCGCTGGACGAGCATACCCGTGGCGAGGCTTCTCGAGGGCGAGAGGGAAAAACTGCTGCGCCTCGATGAAATCCTCCACAAGCGGGTCATTGGGCAGGACGAGGCGGTCCAGCTTGTGGCCGACGCCGTCCTCAGGGCCCGTTCCGGGATAAAGGATCCGAAGAAGCCCGTGGGCTCCTTCATATTCCTCGGCCCCACCGGTGTGGGGAAGACCGAACTGGCCCGCACCCTGGCGGAGGCTCTTTTCGACTCCGAGGAGAATATGATCAGGGTAGACATGTCAGAGTACATGGAGAAGCACTCCGTCTCGCGCCTCGTCGGAGCGCCCCCCGGCTACGTGGGGTACGAAGAGGGGGGACAACTCACGGAGGCCGTCCGGCGAAAACCCTATTCGGTGATACTCTTCGACGAGATCGAGAAGGCTCATCACGACGTCTTCAATATCCTGCTGCAGATCCTCGACGACGGCAGGCTCACCGACAACCGCGGCCGCACGGTGAACTTCACGAACACGATAATCATCATGACCAGCAATATCGGAGCTTCGGACCTCATGGAGGGTATAACCCCCTCCGGGGGTATACCCGACTCGGTCCAGGAAAGCGTCATGCGCCAGGTAAGGGCTTCCTTCAGGCCCGAATTTCTCAACCGGGTGGACGATATCGTCCTCTTCAAACCCCTCACCGTAGGGGAAATAGAACAGATCGTGGACCTGCTGGCCGCGGGTCTCCAGAAACGGCTGAGGGACCAGGGAATAACCCTCGAGATCACTTCCGCCGCCAGGAACCATGTCGCCCGCGAGGGCTACGACCCGGTGTACGGTGCCAGGCCGCTTAAACGTTACATATCCAGGGAGATCGAAACCCCTATCGCCCGGCTGATCATCTCGAAGGGGCTGGGTGAGGGTTCGCAGATCGTGGTGGACGAACAGGAAGGAAAGTTGGTGACGCGCGCCTCCTAGGCAGTATTGGCGGGGCTGTCCCTACCTTTCGAAGCGGAAGCCCTTTTCAAAGACCCGCAGGCAGGCCTCGACGACCTTGGCGTCGAAAAGAGTCCCGGCGCCGGAACGTATCGCGTCAAGGGCCGCCTCCAGGGGATAGGCCGGACGGAAGGGCCTGTGGGAGCACATGGCCTCTATTACATCGGCCACGGAGAGGATCCTGACCTCCGGGAGTATTTGTCTGCCCTTCAGCCCCCTTGGGTACCCCGATCCGTCCATGCGCTCATGGTGCTGGGAGACGATATGGGCAATGGGCCAGGGGAAGGAGATGCCCCTCAGCGTTTCACTTCCGACTTCGGGATGCCGTTTGACTATCTCGTACTCGAGGGCCGTCAGCGTCGTGGGCTTGTTGAGGATCTCCCCCGGGATATGGAGCTTGCCGATGTCGTGGATCAGTGCCGCCATCCAAAGGCCTTTCAAAACGTCCTCGGGAAGTCTCATTTCCTCGCCTATCGCCCAGGCCAGCTGGGCGACGCCCTCCTGGTGGTCGGCGGTGTAGACATCCCGAATTCTCATGGTTCCCGCGAGGACCCTCACCGTCTCGTCGAGCACCCTTTCGAGCCTGTCGTTGCTTATCTTGAGGGATTCCTCTATCCGTTTCCTATCGGAGATGTCACGCCCCACGGACTGGTACTCGACAATGTTCCCCTTGCTATCGAAAAGGGCCGTATCGACCCATTGCTGCCAGCGGGTCTCACCCGAGGGGAGGATCGTCTCTTCCTCGGAGATTTGGGTGGGGGATTCCGGGGTCAGTTTCTTCAGTCCTTCCAGGGTTTCCTCTCTATGTTCACTGGGGATGTGGGGGGTCATGGGGGTGCCGATAATTTCGTCGCAGGTCGTCTGGTAGTACCGGCAGTAGGCGTCGTTGGCGAAGACGACCTTCCAGTCCGGGGAGTATCGGACGATGACCTCCTGCTGCTGTTGAACGATGGCCCGGTATTGCTCTTCGCTCCTTCGTAGTGCCTCCTCCGCTTTCTTGCGGTCCGTGATGTCACGGTACATGGCGTAGACGGCCACTCGCTGGCCCTCTTTCACTATCGGAACGCCGAAGGCCATGACGTGAAACCTGGTGCCGTCCTTCTTCTGACGGACGGTCTCGAACATCAATTC is a window of Thermovirga sp. DNA encoding:
- a CDS encoding PAS domain S-box protein, with translation MRLGMIPDHDVLFEGLFENSPEGVVIQGLDGVVRKANRAFCELFGYALEEVIGHDLDRLVAFDEHLNIEAVERTQSAIRGEELMFETVRQKKDGTRFHVMAFGVPIVKEGQRVAVYAMYRDITDRKKAEEALRRSEEQYRAIVQQQQEVIVRYSPDWKVVFANDAYCRYYQTTCDEIIGTPMTPHIPSEHREETLEGLKKLTPESPTQISEEETILPSGETRWQQWVDTALFDSKGNIVEYQSVGRDISDRKRIEESLKISNDRLERVLDETVRVLAGTMRIRDVYTADHQEGVAQLAWAIGEEMRLPEDVLKGLWMAALIHDIGKLHIPGEILNKPTTLTALEYEIVKRHPEVGSETLRGISFPWPIAHIVSQHHERMDGSGYPRGLKGRQILPEVRILSVADVIEAMCSHRPFRPAYPLEAALDAIRSGAGTLFDAKVVEACLRVFEKGFRFER